One genomic segment of Gemmatimonadota bacterium includes these proteins:
- a CDS encoding OmpW family protein — MRSLRSLLFTLALVAVAVPASAQSKEGPWLLRVRALSLTPADKSDAIPSLNVPADAITVSSKVFPELDIAYFLTSNIAAELVLTYPQQHDVELSGTKIGTFKHLPPTLMLQYHFLPAGAIRPYVGVGGNLTLISKVDLNVPGVGPLDLESSSIGGAAQVGADVRLSPGFFLNLDAKKVMIGSDVTAGGNKVSAVKVDPWLLSVGIGRRF, encoded by the coding sequence ATGCGTTCGCTCCGTTCGTTGCTGTTCACGCTCGCGTTGGTTGCCGTCGCCGTGCCGGCCTCGGCTCAGTCCAAGGAAGGCCCGTGGCTGTTGCGCGTGCGCGCCCTCTCCCTCACGCCGGCCGACAAGTCCGACGCGATTCCGTCCCTGAACGTTCCGGCTGATGCCATCACCGTCAGCTCGAAGGTCTTTCCCGAACTCGACATCGCGTATTTCCTGACGTCGAACATCGCGGCTGAATTGGTGCTGACCTATCCGCAGCAGCATGATGTCGAACTCAGCGGCACCAAGATCGGCACCTTCAAGCACCTCCCGCCGACGCTCATGCTCCAGTACCACTTCCTTCCGGCCGGGGCCATTCGCCCGTACGTCGGGGTCGGTGGCAATCTCACCCTGATTTCGAAGGTGGACCTGAACGTGCCGGGCGTCGGCCCGCTCGATCTCGAGAGCAGCTCGATCGGTGGTGCCGCCCAGGTTGGCGCGGACGTGCGCCTCTCGCCGGGGTTCTTCCTGAACCTCGACGCCAAGAAAGTCATGATCGGCTCGGATGTGACCGCTGGCGGCAACAAGGTCTCGGCCGTCAAGGTCGATCCGTGGCTGCTGAGCGTGGGTATCGGTCGTCGCTTCTAG
- a CDS encoding glutamate--tRNA ligase: MSAPRVRFAPSPTGYLHVGGARTALFNWLFAKRTGGTFVLRIEDTDKQRSTDAHTQVILDGMRWLGITWDEGPLFQGEYGARHRADAEALLAKGLAYKDYLTAAELDAERAAVEARGGAFRFDRKSIHLPPDETARREAAGMPYAIRFATPDEEIAWMDAVHGRISWQGRDLDDFIILRSDGSAIYNLAVVSDDIAMEITHVIRGDDHISNTPKQIALYRALGKEPPIFAHVPMILGTDGKKLSKRHGATAVGDYQDMGILPAAMRNFLALLGWSPGQDQEIVTEAEMIERFALEDIQKKAAVFDPAKLEWMNGQYLSNFPAEELLAPVERQLGILGVAHEGRDLLPVITAVKTRARTITHLAEQVASRIDDSRVVRDEKGNALEAKMGDRFATSLRLCQDALVAIAAKAWHAAELEAALKAVAETHTLKLGDVMQPVRVALTGGTVSEPVPELLAVVGREESLARIARTIG, encoded by the coding sequence ATGTCGGCACCACGCGTCCGCTTCGCCCCCTCCCCCACCGGCTACCTCCACGTTGGCGGCGCCCGAACGGCGCTCTTCAACTGGCTCTTCGCCAAGCGGACCGGCGGCACCTTCGTGCTGCGGATCGAGGACACCGACAAGCAGCGCAGCACCGACGCGCACACGCAGGTGATTCTCGACGGGATGCGCTGGCTCGGCATCACCTGGGACGAGGGCCCGCTCTTTCAGGGCGAGTACGGTGCGCGCCACCGTGCCGACGCCGAGGCCCTGCTGGCGAAGGGCCTGGCCTACAAGGACTACCTCACCGCCGCCGAACTCGACGCCGAACGCGCCGCCGTGGAAGCGCGCGGTGGGGCGTTCCGCTTCGACCGCAAGTCGATCCACCTCCCGCCCGACGAGACCGCGCGTCGCGAGGCGGCCGGCATGCCGTACGCGATCCGCTTCGCGACGCCCGACGAGGAGATCGCCTGGATGGATGCGGTCCATGGCCGGATTTCGTGGCAGGGTCGCGACCTCGACGACTTCATCATCCTCCGCTCCGATGGCTCGGCGATCTACAACCTCGCCGTCGTCTCGGACGACATCGCCATGGAGATCACCCACGTGATCCGCGGCGACGACCACATCTCCAACACGCCCAAGCAGATCGCCCTCTACCGCGCGCTCGGCAAGGAGCCGCCGATCTTCGCGCACGTGCCGATGATCCTGGGCACCGACGGGAAGAAGCTCTCCAAGCGCCACGGCGCCACCGCGGTCGGCGACTACCAGGACATGGGGATTCTGCCGGCCGCGATGCGCAATTTTCTGGCGCTTCTGGGGTGGTCGCCGGGGCAGGACCAGGAGATCGTCACCGAGGCGGAGATGATCGAGCGCTTCGCCCTCGAGGACATCCAGAAGAAGGCCGCGGTGTTCGACCCGGCCAAGCTCGAATGGATGAACGGCCAGTACCTCTCGAACTTCCCTGCCGAGGAGTTGCTGGCGCCTGTCGAGCGGCAGCTCGGCATTCTCGGTGTGGCGCATGAGGGTCGCGACCTGCTGCCGGTGATCACCGCCGTGAAGACACGCGCCCGCACCATCACGCATCTGGCCGAGCAGGTGGCCTCGCGGATCGACGACAGCCGCGTGGTGCGCGACGAGAAGGGCAACGCCCTCGAGGCGAAGATGGGCGATCGCTTCGCGACCTCGCTGCGGCTTTGCCAGGACGCGCTCGTCGCCATCGCCGCCAAGGCGTGGCATGCGGCGGAGCTCGAGGCCGCGCTCAAGGCGGTCGCCGAGACGCACACCCTCAAGTTGGGTGACGTGATGCAGCCGGTGCGCGTGGCGTTGACCGGCGGCACCGTCTCGGAGCCGGTCCCTGAGCTGCTCGCCGTCGTGGGGCGTGAGGAATCGCTCGCGCGGATCGCGCGCACCATCGGCTAG
- a CDS encoding ABC transporter substrate-binding protein, producing the protein MALTNLPVHRIVSTMQSANEWLLALGAADRLVARTDFDRQPEFAHLPSIGGGLDPSPEAVAALHPDVVIGWQIRASVDLQTALQPFNIPVLSFETTDTADAFRQLARMGALVGRQPQADSIARSLRGELAAIHADACREFSAPETVFLVLWTEPPQTAGGGTWMTTLLETACLKNVFEDERIPWPTIGMESITARQPRYILTSRGDTIGKRLAEFRAKPGWRDLEAIKAGRVIEIPGDLFARAGPTLPAAARAIVAERRRLAGR; encoded by the coding sequence GTGGCACTCACCAACCTGCCAGTCCACCGCATCGTCTCCACGATGCAGTCGGCCAACGAGTGGCTGCTCGCCCTCGGGGCGGCCGATCGCCTCGTGGCCCGGACCGACTTCGACCGTCAGCCCGAGTTCGCCCATCTGCCCAGCATCGGCGGCGGGCTCGACCCGTCGCCCGAAGCGGTAGCGGCACTCCATCCTGACGTGGTCATCGGCTGGCAGATCCGCGCCTCGGTCGACCTGCAGACCGCGCTCCAGCCCTTCAACATCCCGGTGCTCTCCTTCGAGACCACCGACACCGCCGATGCCTTCCGGCAGCTCGCCCGGATGGGGGCGCTGGTCGGGAGGCAGCCACAAGCCGATTCGATCGCCCGGAGCCTGCGCGGGGAGCTGGCAGCGATTCACGCCGACGCCTGCCGGGAGTTTTCCGCACCGGAGACGGTCTTTCTGGTGCTCTGGACCGAACCGCCACAGACCGCCGGCGGCGGCACCTGGATGACCACCCTGCTCGAAACGGCCTGCCTGAAGAACGTCTTCGAGGACGAGCGGATCCCCTGGCCCACGATCGGGATGGAGTCGATCACCGCCCGTCAGCCGCGCTACATCCTGACCTCCCGGGGCGACACGATCGGGAAGCGGCTGGCCGAGTTTCGGGCCAAGCCGGGGTGGCGCGACCTCGAGGCCATCAAGGCCGGGCGGGTCATCGAGATCCCCGGCGACCTCTTTGCCCGCGCGGGACCGACCCTGCCGGCGGCCGCCCGGGCGATCGTCGCCGAGCGCCGGCGACTGGCCGGGAGGTAG
- a CDS encoding DUF4412 domain-containing protein has translation MRLPLLLLPLALALPIGAQGFEGTMSMRVGAPDGTQMDVKYMIKGDKMGMTMLAPASAGPMAGAEIRMIIDQGAKTATMLMPAPAAMANMLPPDTKGIKMVNPIGAEAASAGDAAAVTYKKLGTSQTIAGLKCDDYESTTDGQTIRSCLASNVGMFNYPNIGGGMGGRGGRGAAAPAWSKGIGQAPGFPLKVWTTDGKVSMEVTSIDRSAIPASAFEVPAGYMDLGGMMGGRRP, from the coding sequence GTGCGACTCCCGCTTCTCCTCCTCCCCCTGGCCCTCGCGCTGCCGATAGGCGCGCAGGGCTTCGAAGGCACCATGTCGATGCGCGTCGGCGCCCCCGATGGAACGCAGATGGACGTGAAGTACATGATCAAGGGCGACAAGATGGGGATGACGATGCTCGCCCCCGCCTCCGCTGGGCCGATGGCGGGCGCCGAAATCCGGATGATCATCGACCAGGGCGCCAAGACCGCCACCATGCTGATGCCGGCTCCGGCTGCGATGGCCAATATGCTCCCGCCCGATACCAAGGGCATCAAGATGGTGAACCCGATCGGCGCGGAGGCCGCGTCCGCCGGCGATGCCGCCGCGGTGACCTACAAGAAGCTCGGCACGTCGCAGACCATCGCCGGCCTCAAGTGTGACGACTACGAGTCCACCACCGACGGCCAGACGATCCGCAGTTGTCTCGCCTCCAACGTCGGGATGTTCAACTATCCCAATATCGGTGGCGGCATGGGCGGCCGCGGCGGTCGCGGCGCGGCGGCGCCGGCTTGGTCCAAGGGGATCGGGCAGGCCCCGGGCTTCCCGCTCAAGGTGTGGACCACCGACGGCAAGGTGTCGATGGAAGTGACCTCGATCGATCGCAGCGCCATCCCGGCCTCGGCGTTCGAGGTGCCCGCGGGCTACATGGACCTCGGCGGCATGATGGGCGGTCGTCGCCCCTGA
- the gspG gene encoding type II secretion system major pseudopilin GspG, which translates to MPLSHVRPLRSSRRGFTLIEILVVIVVIAILATMVAPNIFQHVGAAKSATATSQIEMMGTALDAYRLDNGRYPTTQQGLQALWEMPQADPPTNWRGPYLRKAIPLDPWGAAYLYLAPGEVNPGGYDLQSLGADGRPGGSGEDADIQSWK; encoded by the coding sequence ATGCCACTCTCTCACGTCCGCCCGCTCCGCTCCAGCCGCCGCGGCTTCACGCTGATCGAGATCCTCGTGGTGATCGTGGTGATCGCGATCCTCGCCACGATGGTCGCGCCGAACATCTTCCAGCATGTCGGCGCCGCCAAGTCGGCCACGGCGACCTCGCAGATCGAGATGATGGGGACCGCCCTCGATGCATACCGGCTCGACAACGGCCGCTATCCGACCACACAGCAGGGTTTGCAGGCGCTGTGGGAAATGCCACAGGCCGATCCGCCGACGAATTGGCGTGGCCCCTACCTCCGGAAGGCGATCCCGCTCGACCCCTGGGGCGCAGCGTATCTCTACCTGGCGCCGGGTGAGGTGAATCCCGGTGGCTACGATCTGCAGAGCCTCGGTGCCGACGGCCGCCCCGGCGGCTCGGGCGAGGACGCCGACATCCAGAGCTGGAAGTAG
- a CDS encoding type II secretion system F family protein has translation MPNFAYRAVDAAGKRSRGELAAANAALLTRTLEERGLLVLEVAEAAPAGGKGGGSGSRRDVLEVTRALGSLLPVGMPLAQALQAASGVASGVVQSAMLDVRERVERGDPLSAALAAHPRLFSPLYVGLVRAGERSGDLDSAFGRLAVQLERDEQLRGRVLSAAIYPMLLAAAGTSAILVLVFYVLPQFVGLLQGSGAELPRSTAALLWISSTMRRFWPVLLAIPAIGAMLVTWVRTTPAGKRAWSQFLLAVPLINTLRQYALAARFARLVGVLLGGGAPLLTALDDTIESLDDPLARDDATRIRARVREGVALRAAVADSPLYPPLLAQLIGVGEDAGELRAFLLKAAEIFEERTERATQRLATLAEPAMIMIFGVIVAFVALSLLQAIYGINANSFK, from the coding sequence ATGCCGAACTTCGCCTACCGTGCGGTGGACGCCGCCGGGAAACGGAGCCGTGGGGAGCTCGCTGCCGCCAACGCGGCGTTGCTGACCCGCACCCTCGAGGAGCGGGGCCTGCTGGTGCTCGAGGTGGCCGAGGCGGCCCCGGCGGGCGGGAAGGGCGGCGGCAGTGGCTCCCGGCGCGACGTCCTCGAAGTGACCCGTGCGCTCGGCTCGCTCCTTCCCGTCGGCATGCCGCTGGCGCAGGCGCTGCAAGCGGCCTCAGGGGTCGCCTCCGGCGTGGTGCAGTCGGCCATGCTCGACGTGCGCGAGCGAGTCGAGCGCGGCGATCCGCTCTCGGCAGCCCTGGCGGCCCATCCGCGCCTCTTTTCGCCGCTGTATGTCGGACTGGTGCGCGCGGGAGAACGTTCCGGCGATCTCGACAGCGCCTTCGGTCGGCTCGCCGTTCAGCTCGAACGCGACGAACAGCTCCGCGGTCGGGTCCTCTCGGCCGCCATCTATCCGATGTTGCTCGCCGCGGCGGGCACCTCGGCGATTCTCGTGCTGGTCTTCTACGTGCTGCCGCAGTTCGTCGGCCTGCTGCAAGGGAGCGGCGCCGAGTTGCCGCGCTCCACCGCTGCGCTGCTCTGGATCTCGAGCACCATGCGCCGCTTCTGGCCCGTCTTGCTGGCGATCCCGGCGATCGGCGCGATGCTGGTGACGTGGGTGCGCACCACGCCCGCCGGGAAGCGTGCCTGGTCGCAGTTCCTGCTCGCCGTCCCGCTGATCAACACCCTGCGCCAGTACGCGCTTGCCGCGCGCTTTGCCCGCCTCGTCGGCGTGCTCCTCGGTGGGGGCGCGCCACTGCTCACGGCACTCGACGACACCATCGAGTCGCTGGACGACCCGCTCGCCCGCGATGACGCCACGCGCATCCGGGCGCGCGTGCGCGAGGGGGTGGCGCTGCGTGCCGCCGTGGCCGACTCGCCGCTCTATCCGCCGCTGCTGGCACAGCTGATCGGCGTCGGCGAGGACGCCGGCGAGTTGCGCGCCTTCCTGCTGAAGGCCGCCGAGATCTTCGAGGAACGTACCGAGCGCGCGACGCAGCGCTTGGCGACGCTCGCCGAGCCGGCGATGATCATGATCTTCGGCGTGATCGTCGCCTTTGTGGCGCTCTCGCTGCTGCAGGCGATCTACGGCATCAACGCGAACTCGTTCAAGTGA
- a CDS encoding GspH/FimT family pseudopilin, which produces MTSRRGFTLLEMSITLAVLLIASGLVVPALVDFGQTPARRTAGALIELLTTARHIAIDSNVTVTVVLDPETGRYRADSTGLVGSGPVSEGEVAFDGLEELVTESARLTWRFRPDGGAFGDTVVVRGQEGSLVLSVDRWNGVARTDAQ; this is translated from the coding sequence GTGACCAGCCGCCGCGGCTTCACCCTGCTCGAGATGTCGATCACCCTCGCGGTGCTGCTGATCGCGTCGGGATTGGTCGTCCCCGCGCTGGTGGACTTCGGACAGACGCCTGCACGCCGCACCGCCGGTGCGCTGATCGAGTTGCTGACCACGGCGCGTCACATCGCCATCGACAGCAACGTGACGGTGACGGTGGTGCTCGATCCGGAGACCGGCCGCTATCGCGCCGATTCGACGGGACTCGTGGGCAGTGGCCCCGTCAGCGAGGGCGAGGTGGCGTTCGACGGGCTCGAGGAACTCGTCACCGAGTCCGCACGCCTCACCTGGCGCTTTCGTCCCGACGGCGGCGCGTTCGGAGACACGGTGGTCGTCCGCGGCCAGGAAGGGAGCCTCGTGCTCTCGGTCGATCGCTGGAACGGCGTGGCGAGGACCGATGCGCAATAA
- a CDS encoding type II secretion system protein, translated as MRNNRGVTLFETVAAMTLVAITAVSAMAAVGAELRTAEKARHTLEAEALATTRLDQLALLTDRELLSLPDTIAQGDFEAPLADYSWETTSAASNAQAGVYDVVVTVSWPTGRYTITSALYRRPAVPSAR; from the coding sequence ATGCGCAATAATCGCGGCGTGACGCTGTTCGAGACCGTCGCGGCAATGACGCTGGTCGCGATCACGGCGGTGAGCGCCATGGCCGCGGTGGGTGCCGAACTGCGCACCGCCGAGAAGGCGCGCCATACGCTGGAGGCGGAAGCGCTGGCCACGACCCGGCTCGACCAGCTGGCACTCCTGACCGATCGCGAGCTCCTCTCGCTGCCGGACACGATCGCACAGGGCGACTTCGAGGCGCCGCTCGCCGACTACTCGTGGGAGACCACCTCGGCGGCGTCCAACGCGCAGGCGGGCGTGTATGACGTCGTGGTCACGGTGAGCTGGCCGACCGGGCGCTACACCATCACGTCGGCCCTGTATCGCCGCCCCGCCGTGCCGAGCGCCCGATGA
- a CDS encoding prepilin-type N-terminal cleavage/methylation domain-containing protein, which produces MSTGNRRGLTLLELTISLALTGMMSLIGFSAFSGVIDRRRTVVEATMATERAASLRTLLHGWLLPAQIQAQSGGTPRQAGGRGGATIQPMQVSSIQAVTPAVISGDELRFTTTADNPAGAPSATMRLFIDDDEKTPEVGLTVEYQANAQSPLQRQQLDAGISGITVEYLDSRTNRWYPAVGAAAITPRAMRLTLVAAEGDSLPGLLSVPLVVPTTQQGQTVVAGGAAGGGAIGGGGFGGGGGRGNGGGGGRGNGGGGGRGPGGGGGRGPGGGGGPGGGGGAPPGGPVVGRGGGGQ; this is translated from the coding sequence ATGAGCACCGGCAATCGTCGCGGGCTCACGTTGCTCGAGCTGACCATCTCGTTGGCCCTCACGGGCATGATGTCCCTGATTGGCTTCTCCGCTTTCAGCGGCGTCATCGACCGACGACGGACCGTGGTCGAGGCGACGATGGCGACCGAGCGCGCCGCGTCCCTGCGCACGCTGCTGCACGGTTGGCTCCTCCCGGCACAGATCCAGGCCCAGAGTGGTGGAACGCCGCGCCAAGCCGGCGGACGCGGCGGTGCCACGATCCAGCCGATGCAGGTGTCGAGCATCCAGGCCGTGACGCCAGCGGTGATCAGCGGCGATGAGCTGCGGTTCACCACGACCGCGGACAATCCGGCCGGTGCGCCCTCGGCCACGATGCGCCTCTTCATCGACGACGACGAGAAGACGCCAGAGGTCGGCCTCACCGTGGAGTATCAGGCCAACGCACAGTCGCCGCTGCAACGGCAGCAGCTCGACGCCGGAATCTCGGGCATCACGGTGGAGTACCTCGACAGCCGCACCAATCGCTGGTATCCCGCGGTTGGTGCCGCGGCCATCACGCCGCGCGCGATGCGGCTCACGCTGGTCGCGGCGGAGGGTGACTCGCTCCCCGGCCTGCTCTCGGTACCGCTGGTGGTGCCGACGACACAGCAGGGCCAGACCGTGGTCGCCGGCGGTGCGGCTGGTGGCGGCGCCATCGGCGGCGGTGGGTTCGGTGGCGGGGGTGGTCGCGGCAATGGCGGCGGTGGCGGGCGCGGCAACGGTGGTGGCGGCGGACGCGGCCCCGGTGGTGGAGGTGGGCGTGGCCCTGGGGGCGGCGGTGGACCGGGCGGCGGTGGAGGTGCCCCGCCCGGCGGACCGGTGGTTGGTCGTGGCGGGGGTGGCCAATGA
- a CDS encoding general secretion pathway protein GspK codes for MIRNRRGVAMLAAMWLILGISIVALQFALSGKERRVLALAAADRGQGRGIALAALANVQAQLDQAARSPASGNAALAVTRSGDPWMGVDSIYSGVVMLDEHEVAVRARDLGAQLNINTANEDQLRLLFQAVLRDAGLTERLVQRILDWRDVDDLPRLNSAERDAYLKAGALVLPANRPFRDVAELAMVDGMTPQILALMSPYLRVYGQGTINLNSAPEAVLRSIPGMTPQILSNVLAQRSRGMRIASVASVVPGATGGRGNAGAVIAGQIGALAVVDTREVEVTIVATAGPSALPIKVTALLQRNGQSATLAWVR; via the coding sequence ATGATCCGCAATCGTCGCGGCGTGGCGATGCTCGCCGCCATGTGGCTGATCCTCGGCATCTCGATTGTTGCCCTGCAGTTTGCCCTGAGCGGCAAGGAGCGTCGCGTCCTCGCGCTCGCCGCGGCCGATCGCGGGCAGGGACGCGGCATTGCCCTCGCCGCGCTGGCCAATGTGCAGGCGCAGCTCGATCAGGCGGCACGCAGCCCGGCCTCCGGCAACGCTGCGCTCGCCGTGACGCGCTCGGGCGATCCATGGATGGGTGTCGATTCGATCTACTCGGGCGTCGTGATGCTCGATGAGCACGAGGTGGCCGTTCGCGCCCGCGACCTTGGCGCCCAGCTGAACATCAACACCGCCAACGAGGATCAACTTCGCCTCCTCTTCCAGGCCGTGTTGCGCGATGCCGGGCTGACCGAGCGACTGGTGCAACGGATCCTCGATTGGCGTGATGTCGATGACTTGCCACGCCTCAACAGCGCCGAGCGTGATGCGTATCTGAAGGCGGGCGCGTTGGTGTTGCCGGCCAACCGGCCCTTCCGTGACGTGGCGGAACTCGCGATGGTCGACGGGATGACGCCGCAGATTCTCGCCCTGATGTCGCCGTATCTCCGCGTCTATGGGCAGGGCACCATCAACTTGAATAGTGCGCCGGAAGCGGTCCTCCGCTCGATTCCTGGAATGACGCCACAGATTCTCTCGAACGTGCTGGCGCAGCGGTCTCGCGGGATGCGGATCGCCTCGGTGGCGTCGGTGGTGCCTGGGGCAACCGGTGGGCGCGGCAACGCAGGGGCGGTGATCGCCGGACAGATCGGGGCGCTGGCAGTGGTGGATACCCGTGAGGTGGAAGTGACGATTGTGGCGACTGCCGGGCCGAGTGCCCTGCCGATCAAGGTGACGGCGCTGCTCCAGCGCAACGGCCAGAGTGCGACCCTCGCGTGGGTGCGCTGA
- a CDS encoding PilN domain-containing protein, giving the protein MGGARGVALSPTEALFLGAEGRARRLSLAEAPADGAGWPALESAVREWGEVPGRESLAIALLPPLVEVRSIPLPPLGDDDVQQLLARSGGRYFLAARGTQVIGVMPRGRGEGELPRIVAAASARLITAIEGAARAAGWSGVTIVPAEAAWAAAAGTMWPARSRGVIGLVVAEADRTLLIESIAGRLHAVRRFRAGDRDAVVLAEALRPLDAVAVVGQESVRGTVVRALAAMGLSIQPIPEEWSGLATDPAALAAAMASVVETPRLTSALQRVSQAAQVRRLAWQLGATALVLLVAAAAFELLGARRQLRAMQSARAEVAPAVQATLVGRSSMDVAYRRIAEVMTAERTAPAWSAILADFAARVPEDAHLTGFRARGDSLVVDGLAGSASLVFQALEESPALANLRASAPVRRQAPEGSDPMERFTISAVRRPAIGTVPR; this is encoded by the coding sequence ATGGGTGGCGCACGCGGTGTGGCGCTGTCGCCGACGGAAGCGTTGTTCCTTGGTGCCGAGGGTCGCGCAAGGCGGCTGTCGCTCGCGGAGGCGCCTGCGGATGGTGCAGGGTGGCCCGCGTTGGAGTCGGCGGTGCGGGAGTGGGGCGAGGTGCCGGGACGCGAGTCGCTCGCCATCGCCTTGCTGCCCCCGCTTGTGGAGGTCCGCTCGATTCCGTTGCCGCCCCTCGGCGATGACGACGTGCAGCAATTGTTGGCCCGATCGGGTGGGCGGTATTTTCTCGCCGCGCGCGGCACCCAGGTGATCGGCGTGATGCCGCGCGGCCGGGGCGAGGGGGAACTGCCGCGCATCGTGGCGGCGGCCTCGGCCCGGCTGATCACCGCCATCGAAGGCGCCGCGCGCGCCGCCGGATGGTCGGGCGTGACGATCGTCCCGGCCGAGGCGGCATGGGCCGCAGCGGCCGGGACGATGTGGCCCGCGCGATCACGCGGGGTCATCGGCCTGGTCGTCGCCGAGGCGGATCGCACCCTGTTGATCGAGAGCATTGCGGGACGATTGCACGCGGTGCGTCGCTTCCGTGCCGGCGATCGGGATGCCGTCGTGTTGGCGGAGGCGTTGCGCCCGCTCGATGCCGTCGCCGTCGTCGGGCAGGAGTCGGTGCGCGGCACGGTGGTGCGGGCGCTCGCCGCGATGGGCCTCTCGATCCAGCCGATTCCCGAGGAGTGGAGTGGCCTCGCGACCGACCCCGCGGCGCTTGCCGCGGCGATGGCGTCGGTGGTCGAGACGCCCCGGCTCACCAGTGCCCTCCAGCGCGTGTCGCAGGCGGCACAGGTTCGGCGACTGGCGTGGCAACTGGGTGCCACGGCACTGGTCCTGTTGGTGGCTGCCGCCGCGTTCGAGTTGCTCGGTGCTCGCCGGCAACTCCGTGCGATGCAATCGGCCCGTGCCGAGGTTGCACCCGCGGTGCAGGCCACGCTGGTCGGCCGCTCGTCGATGGACGTGGCGTATCGTCGGATTGCCGAGGTGATGACGGCTGAGCGGACGGCGCCGGCGTGGTCGGCGATTCTGGCCGACTTCGCCGCCCGCGTCCCCGAGGATGCCCACCTCACGGGCTTTCGAGCCCGAGGCGATTCGCTGGTGGTCGATGGCCTCGCTGGCAGTGCGTCACTGGTCTTCCAGGCCCTCGAGGAATCGCCGGCGCTCGCCAACCTGCGCGCCTCGGCTCCGGTCCGTCGTCAGGCACCGGAAGGGAGCGATCCGATGGAGCGGTTCACCATTTCGGCGGTGCGCCGACCCGCCATCGGAACGGTGCCGCGATGA